The proteins below are encoded in one region of Paenibacillus sp. YYML68:
- a CDS encoding TrkH family potassium uptake protein: MVKQFVRQKARNITPTQFIVFTYLTAVMVAALLLLLPASVKEGKSISFLDALFTATSAVSVTGLTVVNTSETFSGFGALMIMGMIQFGGIGIMALGTFLWLIFGQNISLSYRRLIMVDQNRSSLSGLVYLIRSLLLLALLFEGVGAVLIGSYLLAAGYYDSVPMAFYHGLFHAISSYTNAGFDLFGDSLQSFSNDYVLQGLTMVLLVLGAIGFPVLIELREKLVKKTPNFKFSLFTKVTVTTFVTLIILGTVGIWIVESSVYYREMPWHQQLAYSLFNSISTRSGGLATMDVSEFTSPTQFMLSVLMFIGASPSSVGGGIRTTTFAVIVLTLVNYALGRSEVRVFRRTLKQEDITKSFVVFSAAVMIVILSIMLLDALERQHFSLIKIVFEVCSAFGTSGLSTGITSELSAPGKVLIILLMFMGRVGILTLLFMFRSKVTKDRYHYPKEELIIG, encoded by the coding sequence ATGGTCAAGCAGTTTGTGCGACAGAAGGCTAGAAATATTACGCCGACACAATTCATTGTGTTCACGTATTTAACCGCAGTCATGGTGGCGGCACTGCTGCTGCTGCTGCCGGCCAGCGTGAAGGAGGGCAAGTCCATCTCGTTTCTGGATGCCCTCTTTACGGCAACGAGCGCGGTGAGCGTCACGGGTCTGACAGTTGTGAATACGTCAGAGACGTTCAGCGGCTTTGGCGCACTGATGATTATGGGAATGATTCAATTCGGCGGAATCGGAATTATGGCGCTCGGGACGTTCCTGTGGCTCATCTTCGGACAGAACATTTCGTTATCGTACCGCCGACTTATTATGGTGGACCAGAATCGAAGCAGCTTGTCGGGACTTGTGTACCTGATCCGTAGTCTGCTGCTCCTGGCGCTCCTGTTCGAAGGGGTCGGGGCGGTTCTGATCGGGAGCTACCTGCTCGCTGCAGGGTACTATGACAGTGTGCCGATGGCGTTCTATCATGGATTATTTCACGCCATATCGTCTTATACGAATGCAGGCTTCGATCTGTTCGGCGACTCGCTGCAATCGTTCTCGAACGATTATGTGCTGCAAGGCTTGACGATGGTGCTGCTCGTGCTCGGGGCCATCGGCTTCCCGGTGCTGATCGAGTTGCGCGAGAAGCTGGTGAAGAAGACGCCGAACTTCAAGTTCTCGCTCTTCACAAAGGTGACGGTGACGACGTTCGTCACGCTAATTATTCTCGGGACAGTCGGAATCTGGATCGTGGAGAGCAGTGTCTATTACCGGGAAATGCCATGGCACCAACAACTCGCTTATTCGCTGTTCAACTCGATCTCGACCCGAAGCGGGGGACTTGCGACGATGGATGTGTCCGAGTTTACGTCCCCGACGCAGTTCATGCTGTCTGTGCTCATGTTCATCGGGGCGAGTCCATCTAGTGTTGGAGGCGGTATTCGGACGACGACGTTCGCTGTTATCGTGCTTACCTTGGTTAACTATGCGCTCGGACGGAGCGAGGTGCGTGTGTTCCGTAGAACACTGAAGCAAGAGGACATTACGAAGAGCTTCGTCGTGTTTAGCGCGGCAGTGATGATCGTCATATTGTCGATCATGCTATTGGATGCGCTGGAGAGGCAACATTTCTCATTAATCAAAATCGTCTTCGAGGTATGCTCCGCATTCGGAACGTCCGGATTGTCCACAGGCATCACGAGCGAGCTGTCGGCGCCGGGGAAGGTGCTGATCATTCTGCTCATGTTCATGGGGCGTGTTGGCATTCTGACACTTCTCTTCATGTTCCGCTCCAAGGTGACCAAGGACCGATATCATTATCCAAAGGAAGAGCTGATCATCGGGTAG
- a CDS encoding GntR family transcriptional regulator, which yields MSDKPLPKYMQLKQEILNWLQSGQLKPNAQMPSEHEIAALFQMSRQTVRQTLGELEKEGLLYRVQGKGTFVSPPRQLPVGGTASRTVGMVTTHISDYIFPHIVRGAEAALRSRDYILTLSSTDSDKEKERHNLEHMLNRSLCGLIIEPTKSAQGNPSLPLYLELQVRGIPFLMINERYPELSCPCLKVDDEAGGFMATEHLVQLGHRSIAGFFKTDDLQGANRLKGFVRALNEYALPLDSFTFTTYTSEEKDHKPFQAALAMLQQDNRPTAFVCYNDQLAVKLLEAVRLTGLSVPENLSIVGFDDSSLATATEVKLTTLSHPKQEMGGDAAELLLEMIESKCQLAASRDVIYKPQLVIRDSTKPL from the coding sequence ATGAGCGATAAACCATTGCCGAAATATATGCAGCTGAAGCAAGAAATATTGAATTGGCTCCAGAGCGGACAGCTGAAGCCGAATGCTCAGATGCCGTCGGAGCACGAGATCGCCGCCTTGTTCCAGATGAGCAGGCAGACCGTCAGACAGACGCTCGGAGAGCTGGAGAAGGAAGGGCTCCTGTACCGGGTTCAGGGCAAAGGGACGTTCGTGTCACCGCCTCGGCAACTTCCGGTTGGAGGCACTGCGAGTCGGACGGTAGGCATGGTGACGACGCACATCTCTGACTACATTTTCCCGCACATCGTGCGGGGGGCGGAGGCGGCGCTGCGCAGCCGGGATTACATTCTGACGCTGTCGAGCACCGATAGTGACAAGGAGAAGGAGCGGCATAACCTGGAGCATATGCTGAACCGGTCGCTGTGTGGGCTTATCATCGAGCCAACGAAGAGCGCGCAAGGCAATCCGAGCTTGCCGCTCTATCTGGAGCTACAGGTAAGAGGCATTCCGTTCTTGATGATTAATGAACGATACCCGGAGCTGTCGTGTCCATGCCTGAAGGTGGACGATGAGGCAGGCGGCTTCATGGCGACAGAGCATCTGGTTCAGCTCGGACATCGTTCGATCGCTGGCTTCTTCAAGACCGACGATCTGCAGGGCGCGAACCGTCTGAAGGGATTCGTGCGTGCACTGAATGAGTATGCGCTGCCTCTCGACTCGTTCACCTTCACGACCTATACGAGCGAGGAAAAGGATCATAAGCCGTTCCAGGCGGCGCTTGCGATGCTGCAACAGGACAATCGTCCGACGGCGTTCGTATGCTACAACGACCAGCTGGCGGTGAAGCTGCTGGAGGCGGTGCGGCTGACCGGTCTTAGTGTGCCGGAAAATTTGTCCATCGTCGGGTTCGACGATTCGAGCCTTGCAACGGCGACTGAGGTTAAGCTGACGACGCTGTCGCATCCGAAGCAGGAGATGGGCGGTGATGCTGCAGAGCTGCTGCTTGAGATGATTGAGAGCAAGTGCCAGCTGGCGGCGTCGCGCGACGTCATCTATAAGCCACAGCTTGTGATCAGGGATTCAACGAAGCCGCTATAG
- a CDS encoding aromatic acid exporter family protein: MTLGARMLKTGIAVTLTIYVTSLLQVTSPVIAAVAAIFAMQPTIYRSWKHFLDQLQTNTLGAVLAMIAGTYFSKDPFAVGIVCVIVIMLCLKLKMEETIGLTLVTVIAVMDASGQWQFALNRFMQILIGIGIASLINIFFLPPRPRDHFIAQIEAVFVKLSLLLRTVISNELRESIFRDEKRELKDALDALSAKFKLLEEEYKKLRGAKLSSIRDLVVYSHMLAALRKGFDVLETVDQHYFQGDRDEWTDAQFDRQLERLIKLHEHVLLRFDEKLKKSDRSETERIEEECQTFMREVLNWSGKRADADLRLTIVSASLFDYGHQIGRLDKLVEQYHKGETSKAEARQ, from the coding sequence ATGACACTCGGAGCTCGGATGCTCAAAACTGGAATAGCGGTGACCTTAACGATCTATGTCACCTCCCTGCTGCAAGTCACTTCCCCGGTCATCGCGGCGGTGGCGGCGATCTTTGCGATGCAGCCGACGATCTATCGCTCGTGGAAGCACTTCCTTGATCAGCTGCAGACGAATACGCTCGGCGCAGTGCTGGCCATGATCGCAGGTACCTATTTCTCCAAGGATCCATTCGCAGTCGGAATCGTATGCGTCATCGTCATTATGCTCTGTCTGAAGCTAAAGATGGAGGAGACGATCGGACTAACGCTCGTCACCGTCATTGCGGTGATGGACGCCTCGGGCCAATGGCAGTTTGCGCTTAATCGGTTCATGCAGATCTTGATCGGAATCGGGATCGCCTCACTCATTAATATTTTCTTCCTGCCGCCAAGGCCGCGAGATCACTTCATCGCGCAGATCGAGGCTGTATTCGTTAAGCTGTCGCTGCTGCTGCGAACGGTCATCTCGAATGAGCTGAGAGAAAGCATATTCCGCGATGAGAAGCGGGAGCTGAAGGATGCGCTCGATGCACTGTCGGCCAAGTTCAAGCTGCTGGAGGAGGAATACAAGAAGCTTAGAGGCGCGAAGCTGAGCAGCATCCGGGATCTCGTCGTATATTCGCACATGCTGGCAGCGCTGCGCAAAGGGTTCGATGTGCTGGAGACCGTCGATCAGCATTACTTCCAAGGCGATCGCGACGAGTGGACCGATGCACAGTTCGATCGGCAGCTCGAGCGGCTCATTAAGCTGCATGAGCATGTGCTGCTGCGCTTCGACGAGAAGCTGAAGAAGAGCGATCGTTCGGAGACCGAGCGGATCGAGGAGGAGTGCCAGACGTTCATGCGCGAGGTACTGAACTGGAGCGGCAAGCGGGCGGACGCCGACCTGAGGCTGACGATTGTGTCGGCATCGCTGTTTGATTACGGACATCAGATCGGCCGGCTAGACAAGCTGGTGGAGCAGTACCATAAGGGGGAGACGAGCAAGGCAGAAGCCCGTCAATGA
- a CDS encoding CapA family protein, whose translation MSTVIRVAAVGDILISNSIIQSSRCEDIGGYDFRPVFRYVAPLLKRADLVIGNLEVPLAGATGGRFTYRHPKTGFFTFHAPDELAAALKDAGFHVLLTGNNHCLDRGIAGLVRTLEVLDGHQLAHTGTYRMPEEAHTPLVLNVHGVRVAVLSYSKSTNKLPLPGSRSWMVNLLDEDKMLADLAKARQLADAVIVCPHFGREYTHQPVAVQKRIVRKLLEGGADLVLGAHPHVVQPVVRPNERQAAVYSLGNFVSTTLMNHAATRRGLIVLAELHKDEHGAVKLQQLECVPTWVRRRRTAQGRKYEVIPVPNATIAADVPNDLTPAERRAMLKAAKHTMDIVKRKV comes from the coding sequence ATGTCTACCGTTATACGTGTGGCGGCGGTCGGCGACATTTTGATCTCCAATTCTATCATTCAATCGTCGCGCTGTGAGGATATAGGCGGGTACGACTTCAGACCTGTGTTCCGTTACGTTGCACCGCTGCTGAAGCGGGCGGATCTCGTTATAGGCAATCTGGAGGTGCCACTTGCAGGGGCTACAGGCGGCAGGTTCACATACCGTCATCCGAAGACTGGCTTCTTCACGTTCCATGCTCCGGACGAATTGGCTGCAGCGTTGAAGGATGCGGGCTTTCATGTGCTCCTAACAGGTAACAACCATTGTCTGGACCGCGGCATAGCCGGTCTTGTGCGTACGCTGGAGGTGCTGGATGGCCATCAACTCGCACATACGGGCACGTACCGCATGCCTGAGGAAGCCCACACGCCCCTTGTTCTGAATGTGCACGGCGTGCGTGTCGCGGTGCTGTCCTATTCGAAGAGTACGAATAAGCTGCCTCTACCTGGCAGCCGCTCCTGGATGGTCAATCTGCTGGATGAAGACAAGATGCTGGCTGATCTGGCCAAGGCGAGGCAGCTTGCAGATGCAGTTATCGTGTGCCCTCACTTTGGACGGGAATATACACACCAGCCGGTAGCCGTACAGAAGCGTATTGTGCGGAAGCTGCTGGAGGGCGGTGCTGATCTCGTGCTCGGCGCACATCCGCACGTCGTACAGCCGGTCGTTCGTCCTAACGAACGGCAAGCTGCTGTCTACTCGTTGGGTAATTTCGTCTCTACGACACTGATGAACCATGCAGCTACCCGTAGAGGCTTGATTGTACTTGCTGAGCTTCATAAGGATGAGCACGGTGCAGTGAAGCTGCAGCAGCTGGAATGCGTCCCGACCTGGGTGCGCCGTCGTCGAACCGCTCAGGGCCGCAAGTATGAGGTGATTCCTGTTCCTAATGCGACAATAGCGGCGGACGTACCGAATGATCTGACGCCAGCAGAGCGTCGAGCGATGCTGAAGGCAGCGAAGCATACGATGGATATTGTGAAGCGTAAAGTATAG